One window from the genome of Hyperolius riggenbachi isolate aHypRig1 chromosome 6, aHypRig1.pri, whole genome shotgun sequence encodes:
- the LOC137522931 gene encoding E3 ubiquitin/ISG15 ligase TRIM25-like gives MAFANVSEELNCCICLNVYQDPVLLRCGHNFCSRCIRDVLDAQEGSDLFYSCPQCRTEFAERPALHRNIALRNIAESLQPNIPEQEISGILCNYCINSSVPAVKTCVLCEASLCEGHVKVHNKAAEHVLIEPTTCLENRKCSVHKKILEYYCNEDSVCICVSCSLNGKHKGHHVEPINDAFENKRKKLRNDVEGFLLQNLQAKSRIQTLLDHQIKVKEDASSVKKTVTDLVRTIHQKLDALEKKIIDEFDQREDKISTRIAELIQHLESEVDNISKKMMEVEKLCNMADPLDFLQEAEKDDYMKTVDHKGSVELGEVTEVSHLHEEIIVINLLKGLIRIVNETKMGTVVQTPAEVVFDEDTAGNHITVSKDLKIASYLDMKMYYTPIPRRFILNQVLSKNTFSSGQHYWEVETGKTGNWRMGVAYSSIDRKAVVGSNKKSWVLRRCTEYCGVIYNDKEIHFPYRFSSQNFGIYLDYDAGRLSFYELSDPIRHLHTFSATFTEPLHAAFLLYATYAKLKIIN, from the coding sequence ATGGCGTTCGCTAATGTCAGTGAAGAGCTTAACTGCTGCATCTGCCTGAATGTCTATCAGGATCCTGTCCTGCTGAGATGTGGCCACAACTTCTGCAGCAGATGTATAAGAGATGTCCTGGATGCACAAGAAGGATCTGACTTATTCTATTCTTGTCCTCAATGCCGTACAGAGTTTGCAGAGCGTCCTGCACTGCACAGGAACATCGCTCTAAGGAACATTGCAGAGAGTCTCCAGCCTAATATTCCAGAGCAGGAGATAAGTGGAATCTTGTGTAACTACTGCATTAACTCTTCAGTGCCTGCTGTAAAGACATGTGTGCTTTGTGAAGCTTCTCTCTGTGAGGGTCATGTGAAAGTCCACAATAAAGCAGCAGAACATGTACTGATAGAGCCGACCACTTGCCTGGAGAACAGGAAGTGCTCCGTCCACAAGAAGATATTGGAGTATTACTGCAATGAGGATTCTGTGTGCATCTGTGTGTCCTGCAGTCTGAATGGGAAACATAAGGGACATCATGTGGAGCCAATTAATGATGCTTTTGAGAACAAAAGaaaaaagctgagaaatgatgtTGAAGGATTTTTGTTACAAAACCTACAGGCCAAGAGCAGGATCCAGACACTTCTAGATCACCAGATCAAAGTAAAGGAGGATGCATCTAGTGTAAAAAAGACAGTCACTGATTTGGTTAGGACCATCCATCAAAAGTTGGATGCTCTAGAGAAGAAAATCATTGATGAGTTTGACCAACGAGAAGATAAGATCTCCACCCGTATAGCTGAACTTATCCAGCATCTGGAATCAGAAGTGGACAATATCTCTAAGAAGATGATGGAGGTTGAGAAGCTGTGCAACATGGCAGATCCACTGGATTTTTTACAAGAGGCTGAGAAAGATGACTACATGAAAACAGTAGATCACAAGGGTTCAGTGGAACTGGGGGAGGTCACTGAGGTGTCACATCTTCATGAGGAAATTATTGTTATAAATTTGCTAAAGGGTTTGATCCGTATTGTGAATGAAACTAAGATGGGCACGGTTGTGCAAACACCTGCAGAGGTTGTGTTTGATGAGGACACAGCTGGAAATCATATAACTGTTTCAAAAGACTTAAAAATCGCTTCTTATCTAGATATGAAAATGTATTACACACCAATTCCAAGGAGATTTATACTTAACCAGGTGTtaagtaaaaatacattttcatctgggcaacactactgggaggtggAGACAGGAAAGACAGGGAACTGGAGGATGGGGGTAGCTTATTCAAGCATAGACAGAAAGGCAGTAGTTGGGAGTAATAAGAAATCCTGGGTTCTGCGTAGGTGTACTGAATATTGTGgtgttatatataatgataaagaGATACATTTTCCATACAGATTTTCCAGTCAGAATTTTGGAATATATCTGGATTATGATGCTGGGCGGCTGTCCTTCTATGAGCTGAGTGACCCAATCAGGCACTTACACACTTTCTCCGCCACCTTCACTGAGCCTCTTCATGCTGCGTTTCTACTCTATGCGACCTATGCAAAACTTAAAATTATAAATTGA